One Pygocentrus nattereri isolate fPygNat1 chromosome 23, fPygNat1.pri, whole genome shotgun sequence genomic window carries:
- the atf5a gene encoding uncharacterized protein atf5a gives MMTMSAPIWKTLLGCPADPLALSHPQANHSQLERRRGEGPEESQHLIGDGLSDWMTEEVDFSSYLPTPHSSPSPNASLPPSPLQHDNQVPSDLEVMTSLLQEELAQLEDYFLSDPLPEKASKLGKCDKGPPPMGPSSYYQLPYASYSASSQSESSPLLVTLATGELDLLSFCGGPIGRSKIPRHAPYSCNRPNGNVCGRKRVSDGVRVSEGYENSIWSSKGNTSGNSAVALGGSYSCIEDERVVGKGYCLGSAVEIRRCAILPKEEKNCRYTEEAIGISKVVSGGYGFNGPIQVPHKKDDMMMYGVREVNLNGMGGSSEIEMMSEGKAGINDMVKSNISWKTESNEGCFIQGTPQEEAYHNFLGAINEPVKAESAEMHRQHSEYHCGFLQGQGPDCLNGDRHGHEMGAPCPRGAHSLKEEPCIVKPELEVTLMETNHGERKQKKRDQNKTAAHRYRQRKRAELDSLEEQLHGLEGRNRELRDKAESVEREIQYVKDLLIEVYKARSQRLKQEASA, from the exons ATGATGACAATGTCAGCACCCATTTGGAAGACTCTACTTGGCTGCCCGGCAgaccccctcgctctctctcacccacaggCTAACCACAGCCAATTGGAGAGGCGCAGAGGGGAGGGGCCAGAGGAGAGCCAGCACTTAATTG GTGATGGTCTCAGTGACTGGATGACGGAAGAAGTGGATTTCTCCTCATACCTCCCAACccctcactcctctccctcccccAATGCATCCCTTCCCCCTTCGCCCCTCCAGCATGACAACCAGGTGCCCTCTGATTTGGAGGTCATGACCTCTCTGCTGCAGGAAGAGCTTGCTCAGCTGGAGGATTACTTCCTGTCTGACCCGCTTCCAGAGAAAGCCTCCAAACTGGGCAAATGCGACAAAGGGCCACCACCAATGGGTCCATCATCATACTACCAGTTGCCCTATGCATCCTATTCTGCTTCTAGCCAATCAGAATCTAGCCCCCTACTTGTTACCCTAGCAACTGGGGAACTAGACCTGCTGAGCTTTTGTGGGGGTCCCATTGGCCGTTCCAAGATTCCTAGACACGCCCCTTACAGTTGCAACCGCCCCAATGGCAACGTCTGCGGCCGCAAGAGAGTTTCCGATGGGGTGAGGGTGAGTGAAGGCTATGAGAATAGCATCTGGAGTTCCAAAGGAAATACCTCAGGTAACTCAGCTGTTGCGCTTGGTGGAAGCTACAGCTGTATAGAAGATGAACGGGTGGTGGGCAAAGGGTACTGCCTGGGCAGTGCGGTGGAGATCAGAAGGTGCGCCATTTTACCCAAAGAAGAGAAGAACTGCCGCTACACAGAGGAGGCCATCGGGATAAGCAAAGTTGTTAGCGGTGGCTATGGCTTTAACGGGCCCATCCAAGTCCCCCACAAGAAAGATGACATGATGATGTATGGTGTCAGGGAAGTCAACCTAAATGGAATGGGTGGAAGTTCAGAGATTGAGATGATGAGCGAAGGCAAAGCTGGCATTAACGACATGGTCAAGTCTAACATCTCCTGGAAGACAGAGTCCAATGAAGGTTGCTTTATCCAAGGAACACCCCAAGAAGAGGCCTACCATAACTTCCTAGGGGCCATCAACGAACCTGTGAAAGCAGAAAGTGCAGAGATGCATCGTCAACATAGCGAATACCACTGCGGGTTTCTGCAGGGTCAAGGCCCTGACTGCTTGAATGGTGACAGACACGGACACGAAATGGGCGCTCCTTGTCCAAGAGGAGCCCATTCCTTGAAGGAGGAACCCTGCATTGTGAAACCAGAGCTGGAAGTCACTCTCATGGAAACCAATCACGGAGAACGCAAGCAGAAGAAGAGAGATCAGAACAAGACCGCAGCTCATAG GTACCGCCAAAGGAAGAGAGCAGAGTTAGACTCACTGGAGGAGCAGCTTCATGGCCTAGAGGGGAGAAATCGAGAACTTCGGGACAAGGCGGAGTCGGTGGAGCGGGAGATCCAGTACGTCAAAGACCTTCTGATTGAGGTGTACAAGGCTCGCAGTCAACGCCTTAAACAGGAGGCCAGCGCCTGA